The stretch of DNA GCTGCTGTTCCTATATAAAATCTGTCCTTTCCTTTGATTTTCACTTGGCAGCAAGCTTCAAGCTGTTATTACTATACAGCATTCTTGAAATAAATACTTTGAAAATGCATTTTTTTTATTCCCTGTAAAAGTAAGCGAAACATATATATCCATTCACCTCACATATGTAATTTAGACACTACATATGTGTTGAGAATACAATACAGACAATATAAGGTGATAAAAATGAAAAAAACAACAATTGTATTGATTGTGGTGGCAGGTCTTATCGCCACAACCGGAATTGCCAGTGCCCGAATGGGCGGATACTATGGCCAGCAGGTTGATGATGGAAATTCGTTTAACCAGATGTATCGCTGGATGGGGCAACATATGGGCGGATATGGTTACATGATAGGGTATGGTAATGCTAATGGAAACTGCCCTGGATTTGGAGCAGGATATGCCCAGTATGATGAAACTGAACTGATAACCCCGGAAGAGGCAACCAAAATACTGGAAAAAGAAGTGGACGGTACCCTGACATCTGATATTTATCTGATGGGAAGATGGGGTGTTGTCTCCTATGAAGATACTGACGGATATACAAAACAAGCCCGGGTAGACATGTTCACAGGAGAGGTATATACAGACATTTACGCATATATGTCTGAAAACAGTGGTGTATACAATGGCCGTGGATATAGAGGAATGGGCAGTATGATGTGGGGTTATTAAACCTCACATCAAAACAATTACATTCAATAGTCGTCAATTAAGAAC from Methanosarcinales archaeon encodes:
- a CDS encoding PepSY domain-containing protein — protein: MKKTTIVLIVVAGLIATTGIASARMGGYYGQQVDDGNSFNQMYRWMGQHMGGYGYMIGYGNANGNCPGFGAGYAQYDETELITPEEATKILEKEVDGTLTSDIYLMGRWGVVSYEDTDGYTKQARVDMFTGEVYTDIYAYMSENSGVYNGRGYRGMGSMMWGY